Proteins encoded by one window of Blautia luti:
- a CDS encoding TRAP transporter small permease, which translates to MKIYKKIMNALAAVEKIVLVISTLLILVLTVGNVFSRKVIHRSWSFTEELVVAVFVLITLLAAALACREGELVSLTLVTDRLPKKLKKPSVILITVLSIIFSVILFKYGMDKVITQLQNGKRTFVLNWPEWIFWSFVPIGAGCMILHFIEFCLDFCCKTDSAKNTDNSTKSNMNTITTDKKEGK; encoded by the coding sequence ATGAAAATCTACAAAAAAATCATGAACGCACTGGCTGCAGTAGAAAAGATCGTCCTTGTGATCTCCACACTGCTGATCCTGGTGCTGACTGTGGGAAACGTATTTTCCCGTAAAGTCATCCACCGTTCCTGGTCCTTCACAGAAGAACTTGTAGTAGCGGTATTCGTACTCATCACCCTGCTGGCAGCCGCACTGGCCTGCCGCGAAGGAGAACTGGTCAGCCTGACACTGGTCACAGACCGCCTTCCAAAGAAACTGAAGAAACCATCCGTAATTCTGATCACAGTCCTGAGCATCATCTTCAGCGTCATCCTTTTCAAATACGGAATGGACAAGGTAATCACTCAGCTTCAGAATGGAAAAAGAACCTTCGTATTAAACTGGCCTGAATGGATCTTCTGGTCCTTCGTACCCATCGGTGCAGGATGCATGATCCTTCACTTCATTGAATTCTGTCTGGACTTCTGCTGCAAAACCGACAGTGCCAAAAATACCGACAACAGCACAAAAAGTAACATGAACACAATCACAACAGACAAAAAGGAGGGCAAATAA
- a CDS encoding TRAP transporter large permease subunit — MISAILFISFFIFLILGVPIGICLGLSSVCAILYSGTSLTIVATNMYSGISKFLLLAIPFFVLSGNIMAKAGISKRLIKFVDTCVGHKKGGIAIVCVIVACFFGAISGSGPATVAALGAVLIPAMVEQGGFSAPFSTALMATSSSIAIVIPPSIAFVVYASITGTSIADMFMAGIVPGLLMGVALIIVVMLEAKKHNIKPSREKASGKERWDAFKDAFWGFLMPVIILGGIYGGIFTPTEAAAVSVVYGLFVGMVIYREVSIRDMFDILVDSAKTTGGIMLIVASASLFSFVCTKFGIADAASNLLGSIAHNQFTFLLIVNIIFLIAGCFIDANSAMYIFIPIMLPVCKALGYDIVAFGVMATVNLAIGQVTPPVGVNLFVAISIKIKKGLEVTLQEISRAVVPMIAACVAVLLIVTYIPITSTFLPKVLAKEGSYTGVQSSASSDTASKEAGDGNNSFDTIADYSDLDWPEMTWNFACSTTETSTWADGGRKFGELMEKATGGKVKVNIYAADQLTNGNQSEGIQALMNGDPVQISMHSNLIYSAFDPRFNVVSLPFVYDSYDDADAKFDGEAGEKLKEILSEYGLHCMGIAENGFREITNSKHEIKSVDDLKNLKVRVAGSNLLMECYKRWGADATNMNWSETYTALQQNTVEGQENPLPAIDAASVQEVQPYCSMWDAIYDCLFFCINEDIYNSLTPEQQAVVDEAGQKAVEYERYINRSGDDEIKERWASQNGVTITEKEDMDIDSFKEAVDGIDDWFVNELKSQGYDDAQDLVDLFTKDSFNTVEDYSDLDWPETTWNFACSTTETSTWADGGRKFGELMEKATGGKVKVNIYAADQLTNGNQSEGIQALMNGDPVQISMHSNLIYSAFDPRFNVVSLPFVYDSYDDADAKFDGEAGEKLKEILSEYGLHCMGIAENGFRELTNSKREIKSVDDMKNLKVRVAGSNLLMECYKRWGADATNMNWSETYTALQQNTVEGEENPLPAIDAASVQEVQPYCSMWDAIYDCLFFCINQDIYDGLTPEQQAVVDECGQKAVEYERYINRSSDNEIKERWESKNGVTFTEKADMDIDSFKKAVDGVDEWFVNELKSQGYEDGQDLVDLFTK, encoded by the coding sequence ATGATCAGTGCAATCTTATTTATCTCCTTCTTCATATTCCTGATCCTGGGTGTACCCATCGGAATCTGCCTCGGACTTTCCTCCGTATGCGCAATCCTCTACTCCGGTACATCCCTGACGATCGTAGCAACCAACATGTACTCAGGAATCAGTAAATTCCTGCTCCTGGCAATCCCATTCTTCGTACTGTCAGGAAACATCATGGCAAAAGCCGGTATCTCCAAGCGACTGATCAAATTCGTTGATACCTGCGTAGGCCACAAAAAAGGCGGTATCGCCATCGTATGTGTTATCGTAGCCTGCTTCTTCGGCGCGATCTCCGGTTCCGGCCCTGCAACTGTTGCAGCCCTTGGCGCCGTACTGATCCCTGCAATGGTAGAACAGGGCGGTTTCTCCGCACCATTCTCCACAGCACTGATGGCAACCTCAAGCTCCATTGCCATTGTCATCCCGCCAAGTATCGCCTTCGTTGTATATGCCTCCATCACAGGCACATCCATCGCAGACATGTTCATGGCAGGTATCGTACCAGGTCTTCTAATGGGCGTGGCACTGATAATCGTAGTAATGCTGGAAGCAAAGAAACACAATATCAAACCATCCAGGGAAAAAGCCTCCGGCAAAGAACGCTGGGACGCTTTCAAAGATGCTTTCTGGGGATTCCTGATGCCGGTCATCATTCTGGGCGGTATCTACGGCGGTATCTTCACACCAACAGAAGCAGCAGCCGTATCCGTTGTATACGGTCTCTTCGTAGGTATGGTCATCTACCGCGAAGTTTCCATCCGCGATATGTTTGACATCCTGGTAGACTCAGCAAAGACAACCGGCGGTATCATGCTCATCGTAGCAAGTGCCTCTCTGTTCTCCTTTGTATGTACCAAATTCGGTATTGCAGATGCAGCCTCCAATTTACTTGGAAGCATCGCACATAACCAGTTTACCTTCCTGCTGATCGTAAATATCATCTTCCTGATCGCAGGATGCTTCATCGATGCAAACTCCGCTATGTACATCTTCATCCCGATTATGCTTCCTGTATGTAAGGCTCTTGGATACGATATAGTAGCATTCGGTGTTATGGCAACTGTAAACCTTGCAATCGGACAGGTAACTCCTCCTGTAGGTGTAAACCTTTTCGTAGCAATCAGCATCAAGATCAAAAAAGGTCTGGAAGTTACTCTGCAGGAGATCTCAAGGGCAGTTGTGCCAATGATCGCAGCCTGCGTTGCAGTTCTTCTGATCGTTACATACATCCCGATCACTTCCACTTTCCTTCCGAAAGTTCTTGCAAAAGAAGGCTCCTACACAGGTGTTCAGTCCTCCGCTTCCTCTGACACAGCTTCCAAGGAGGCAGGAGACGGCAATAACTCCTTCGACACAATCGCAGATTACAGTGACCTTGACTGGCCGGAAATGACCTGGAACTTCGCATGCTCCACTACTGAGACAAGTACCTGGGCAGACGGTGGACGTAAGTTCGGCGAACTGATGGAAAAAGCTACAGGTGGCAAAGTCAAAGTTAACATTTACGCAGCTGACCAGCTGACAAACGGCAACCAGTCCGAAGGCATTCAGGCTCTGATGAATGGTGATCCGGTTCAGATCTCCATGCACTCCAACCTGATCTACTCCGCATTTGACCCACGTTTCAACGTTGTTTCTCTTCCATTCGTCTATGATTCTTACGATGATGCAGATGCGAAATTCGACGGCGAAGCTGGTGAAAAGCTGAAAGAAATCCTCAGTGAGTACGGACTCCACTGCATGGGTATCGCAGAAAACGGTTTCCGCGAAATCACAAACAGCAAACATGAGATCAAGTCTGTAGACGATCTGAAAAACCTGAAGGTTCGTGTAGCAGGCTCCAACCTTCTGATGGAATGCTACAAGAGATGGGGTGCTGATGCCACTAACATGAACTGGTCCGAAACCTACACAGCACTTCAGCAGAACACGGTAGAAGGTCAGGAGAATCCACTTCCGGCTATCGATGCTGCAAGTGTTCAGGAGGTTCAGCCTTACTGCTCTATGTGGGATGCAATTTATGACTGTCTGTTCTTCTGTATCAACGAAGACATCTACAACAGTCTCACACCTGAACAGCAGGCAGTTGTTGACGAAGCAGGACAGAAAGCAGTTGAATATGAACGTTACATCAACCGTTCCGGAGATGACGAGATCAAAGAACGCTGGGCAAGCCAGAACGGTGTAACAATCACAGAAAAAGAAGACATGGACATCGACTCCTTCAAAGAAGCAGTTGACGGTATCGATGACTGGTTTGTAAACGAACTGAAGAGCCAGGGCTACGACGATGCTCAGGATCTGGTTGACCTTTTCACAAAGGATTCCTTCAACACAGTGGAAGATTACAGTGATCTGGACTGGCCGGAAACAACCTGGAACTTCGCATGCTCCACTACTGAGACAAGTACCTGGGCGGACGGCGGACGTAAATTCGGTGAACTGATGGAAAAAGCCACAGGCGGCAAAGTCAAAGTCAACATTTATGCTGCTGATCAGCTGACAAACGGTAACCAGTCCGAAGGTATTCAGGCTCTGATGAATGGCGATCCGGTTCAGATCTCCATGCATTCCAACCTGATCTATTCCGCATTTGACCCACGTTTCAACGTCGTATCTCTTCCGTTTGTCTATGATTCTTATGATGATGCAGATGCGAAATTCGACGGCGAAGCAGGTGAGAAGCTGAAGGAAATCCTTAGCGAATACGGACTCCACTGCATGGGTATTGCAGAGAACGGTTTCCGTGAACTGACTAACAGCAAACGCGAGATCAAATCTGTAGACGATATGAAGAACCTGAAGGTTCGTGTAGCAGGCTCCAACCTTCTGATGGAATGCTACAAGAGATGGGGCGCTGATGCCACTAACATGAACTGGTCAGAGACTTACACAGCACTTCAGCAGAACACTGTTGAAGGTGAGGAAAATCCACTTCCTGCTATTGACGCAGCAAGCGTTCAGGAGGTTCAGCCTTACTGCTCTATGTGGGATGCAATTTATGACTGTCTGTTCTTCTGCATCAATCAGGATATCTACGACGGCCTCACACCTGAACAGCAGGCAGTTGTTGATGAATGTGGCCAGAAGGCAGTTGAGTATGAACGTTACATCAACCGTTCCAGCGACAATGAGATCAAAGAACGCTGGGAATCCAAAAACGGCGTAACCTTCACAGAGAAAGCTGATATGGATATCGATTCCTTCAAGAAGGCTGTAGACGGTGTAGACGAATGGTTCGTAAACGAGCTGAAGAGCCAGGGCTACGAAGACGGCCAGGATCTGGTTGATCTGTTTACCAAATAA
- a CDS encoding GTP-binding protein produces the protein MVKIDLITGFLGSGKTTFIRKYAQYLMDTGKNIGILENDYGAVNVDMMLLQDLMGDNCELEMISGGCDKDCHRRRFKTKLIAMGMCGYDRVIVEPSGIFDVDEFFDILHEEPLNRWYQIGNVIAIVDSKLESDLSDEAEFILASEVADAGCIVMSKSQEATPEEIQETIEHVNCALEKVHCSRRFGKDFDGSGEAGVTNNVIHKNWDEMSKEDFDLIASCGYEMASYRKPEFEAEDAFTSLYFMNVKMTEKELREAAEHVLSDPECGRVFRMKGFMKIDSDSEDCSGHSARTESDGEQWIELNATKNEITIRPLHVGQEVLIVIGEELQEEKIKSYLKI, from the coding sequence ATGGTAAAAATAGATTTGATCACCGGTTTCCTTGGTTCAGGGAAGACGACATTTATCAGGAAGTATGCGCAGTATTTGATGGATACAGGAAAGAATATCGGGATTCTGGAGAATGATTATGGGGCTGTGAATGTGGATATGATGCTGCTTCAGGATCTGATGGGGGATAATTGTGAATTGGAGATGATCTCCGGGGGATGTGATAAGGACTGCCACAGGAGGAGATTTAAGACAAAGCTGATCGCTATGGGAATGTGTGGCTATGATCGTGTGATCGTGGAGCCATCAGGGATTTTTGATGTGGATGAGTTCTTTGACATTCTTCATGAAGAGCCGCTGAACCGCTGGTATCAGATCGGGAATGTGATCGCGATCGTGGATTCGAAGCTGGAAAGTGATTTGTCGGATGAGGCGGAGTTTATCCTGGCTTCGGAAGTGGCGGATGCCGGATGTATTGTGATGAGCAAGAGCCAGGAGGCAACGCCGGAGGAAATCCAGGAGACGATTGAGCATGTGAATTGTGCCTTGGAAAAGGTGCATTGTAGCAGGAGATTTGGAAAAGATTTTGATGGCAGTGGTGAAGCTGGTGTTACCAACAATGTTATCCACAAAAACTGGGATGAGATGTCGAAAGAGGACTTTGATCTGATCGCATCCTGTGGATATGAGATGGCAAGCTACAGGAAACCGGAGTTCGAGGCAGAGGATGCCTTTACTTCTCTGTACTTTATGAATGTGAAGATGACTGAGAAGGAGCTGCGGGAAGCCGCTGAGCATGTTTTGTCTGATCCTGAATGCGGGCGAGTGTTTCGGATGAAGGGATTTATGAAAATAGACAGTGATAGCGAAGACTGCTCTGGACATTCTGCCCGGACAGAGAGTGATGGAGAGCAGTGGATTGAATTAAATGCTACGAAGAATGAAATCACAATCCGTCCGCTTCATGTGGGGCAGGAGGTTCTGATCGTGATCGGGGAAGAGCTGCAGGAGGAGAAAATCAAGTCTTACCTGAAGATTTGA